The Heterodontus francisci isolate sHetFra1 chromosome 13, sHetFra1.hap1, whole genome shotgun sequence genome includes a region encoding these proteins:
- the LOC137376547 gene encoding glutaminyl-peptide cyclotransferase-like codes for MASSRSLIDLVVVLFYLPTTICQTQGQWQYKAPWTEEKLLHKPKYLNPVDIRNITSLTNISQMWYHFLRPMLRERYPGSVGNEAVRQHIISQLSELQAGWVTEEDTFQDAIPDGTVTFSNIISILNPSAKRRLVLACHYDSKYYNKWWYSRVYVGATDSAVPCAMMLELARALDNLLLEMKDISDRPDLTLQLIFFDGQEAIEYWSETDSLYGSRHLAKMMARVAHPPGAIGTNQLHGIDLFVLLDLIGAPNPRFPSYFPNTARWHKRLQLIERRLHRLGLLNDHQNEVKYFWSKMRSGHIDDDHKPFMQRDVPILHIIPTPFPQVWHRMEDNEDNLDPTTIDNLNKILQLFVLEYLRL; via the exons ATGGCGAGTAGCAGGAGCTTGATTGATCTAGTTGTGGTTTTATTTTATTTGCCAACAACCATCTGCCAAACCCAAGGACAATGGCAATACAAAGCACCATGGACAGAAGAAAAG CTACTCCATAAGCCCAAGTACTTGAATCCGGTCGACATCCGAAACATCACATCATTGACCAACATTTCTCAGATGTGGTATCATTTTCTGAGACCAATGCTTAGAGAGAGATATCCAGGTTCTGTTGGAAATGAAGCTGTGCGTCAG CATATCATAAGTCAGTTAAGTGAACTCCAGGCTGGCTGGGTAACTGAAGAGGACACTTTCCAGGACGCAATACCCGATGGAACAGTCACATTTTCAAATATCATCAGTATCCTGAATCCCTCAGCCAAGCGAAGGCTGGTGCTGGCTTGTCATTACGACTCAAAATACTACAATAAGTGGTGGTATAGCAGAGTGTACGTAGGTGCCACAGATTCTGCTGTACCATGTGCCATGATGTTGGAACTGGCACGTGCACTGGACAATCTGCTACTTGAGATGAAG GATATTAGTGACAGACCAGATCTTACCCTGCAGCTCATTTTCTTTGATGGACAAGAAGCAATTGAATATTGGTCTGAGACTGACTCACTTTACGGTTCTCGACATTTGGCAAAGATGATGGCGAGAGTGGCACATCCACCTGGTGCCATTGGTACCAACCAGCTGCATGGAATT GACCTATTTGTGCTATTGGATTTAATTGGTGCACCAAATCCAAGATTTCCAAGTTATTTTCCAAATACAGCTCGATGGCATAAAAGACTACAGCTAATAG AACGGCGTCTCCATCGACTGGGTTTACTGAATGACCATCAAAATGAGGTGAAATATTTCTGGAGCAAAATGCGATCAGGGCATATTGATGATGACCATAAACCATTTATGCAAAGAG ATGTTCCCATTCTGCACATCATACCTACGCCTTTCCCTCAAGTGTGGCACAGAATGGAGGATAATGAGGACAATCTGGATCCAACAACAATTGATAACCTTAACAAAATACTGCAGCTGTTTGTTTTGGAGTATCTCAGATTATGA